In a single window of the Zea mays cultivar B73 chromosome 5, Zm-B73-REFERENCE-NAM-5.0, whole genome shotgun sequence genome:
- the LOC542129 gene encoding protein YABBY 4, translating into MMSSSSSSSSSAACCFPLDHLAPSPTEQLCYVHCNCCDTILAVGVPCSSLFKTVTVRCGHCANLLSVNLRGLLLPPAAPAPPNHLNFAHSLLSPTSPHGLLDELALQQAPSFLMEQASANLSSTMTGRSSNSSCASNLPPPAPMPAAQPVQQEAELPKTAPSVNRPPEKRQRVPSAYNRFIKDEIQRIKAGNPDITHREAFSAAAKNWAHFPHIHFGLMPDQGLKKTFKTHQDGAEDMLLKDDLYAAAAAAAAANMGITPF; encoded by the exons ATgatgtcgtcctcgtcctcgtcctcgtcgtcggCCGCCTGCTGCTTCCCGCTGGACCACCTCGCGCCGTCCCCCACCGAGCAGCTCTGCTACGTGCACTGCAACTGCTGCGACACCATCCTCGCC GTCGGCGTGCCTTGCAGCAGCCTGTTCAAGACGGTGACGGTGCGTTGTGGCCACTGCGCCAACCTACTCTCCGTCAACCTCCGCGGCCTCCTGCTCCCGCCCGCCGCGCCGGCGCCGCCCAACCATCTCAACTTCGCTCACTCCTTGCTGTCACCCACATCCCCGCATGGCCTCTTG GACGAGTTGGCTCTCCAGCAGGCGCCGAGCTTCCTGATGGAGCAGGCGAGTGCCAACCTGAGCAGCACCATGACGGgccgcagcagcaacagcagctgcgCCAGCAACCTGCCGCCGCCGGCGCCGATGCCTGCAGCTCAGCCTGTGCAGCAGGAAGCCGAACTGCCCAAGACCGCCCCGTCGGTAAACAGGC CTCCGGAGAAGCGGCAGAGAGTCCCGTCGGCATACAACCGGTTCATCAA GGACGAGATCCAGCGCATCAAGGCCGGCAACCCGGACATCACCCACCGGGAGGCGTTCAGCGCAGCCGCAAAGAAT TGGGCCCATTTCCCACACATCCACTTCGGCCTCATGCCGGACCAGGGCCTCAAGAAGACCTTCAAGACTCATCAG GATGGCGCTGAAGACATGCTACTCAAAGACGATCTCTACGCCGCAGCGGCTGCAGCTGCAGCAGCCAACATGGGCATCACTCCATTCTAA
- the LOC542129 gene encoding protein YABBY 4 isoform X1, with amino-acid sequence MMSSSSSSSSSAACCFPLDHLAPSPTEQLCYVHCNCCDTILAVGVPCSSLFKTVTVRCGHCANLLSVNLRGLLLPPAAPAPPNHLNFAHSLLSPTSPHGLLDELALQQAPSFLMEQASANLSSTMTGRSSNSSCASNLPPPAPMPAAQPVQQEAELPKTAPSVNRPPEKRQRVPSAYNRFIKDEIQRIKAGNPDITHREAFSAAAKNWAHFPHIHFGLMPDQGLKKTFKTQDGAEDMLLKDDLYAAAAAAAAANMGITPF; translated from the exons ATgatgtcgtcctcgtcctcgtcctcgtcgtcggCCGCCTGCTGCTTCCCGCTGGACCACCTCGCGCCGTCCCCCACCGAGCAGCTCTGCTACGTGCACTGCAACTGCTGCGACACCATCCTCGCC GTCGGCGTGCCTTGCAGCAGCCTGTTCAAGACGGTGACGGTGCGTTGTGGCCACTGCGCCAACCTACTCTCCGTCAACCTCCGCGGCCTCCTGCTCCCGCCCGCCGCGCCGGCGCCGCCCAACCATCTCAACTTCGCTCACTCCTTGCTGTCACCCACATCCCCGCATGGCCTCTTG GACGAGTTGGCTCTCCAGCAGGCGCCGAGCTTCCTGATGGAGCAGGCGAGTGCCAACCTGAGCAGCACCATGACGGgccgcagcagcaacagcagctgcgCCAGCAACCTGCCGCCGCCGGCGCCGATGCCTGCAGCTCAGCCTGTGCAGCAGGAAGCCGAACTGCCCAAGACCGCCCCGTCGGTAAACAGGC CTCCGGAGAAGCGGCAGAGAGTCCCGTCGGCATACAACCGGTTCATCAA GGACGAGATCCAGCGCATCAAGGCCGGCAACCCGGACATCACCCACCGGGAGGCGTTCAGCGCAGCCGCAAAGAAT TGGGCCCATTTCCCACACATCCACTTCGGCCTCATGCCGGACCAGGGCCTCAAGAAGACCTTCAAGACTC AGGATGGCGCTGAAGACATGCTACTCAAAGACGATCTCTACGCCGCAGCGGCTGCAGCTGCAGCAGCCAACATGGGCATCACTCCATTCTAA